TATTCTTGTCCATGGAGCAGGTGGATGTTTCCTAAAAAAGAATTTTCCTGTGCAATTTCGTTGCTTTCTCTCAAAAATTCTataaaataatcataataaaatatTCTGTGCATTTCATATTTTCTCTGAAGGGTTTCTATATATTTATGAACTTTTGTGTTGTGATTTtataaaaaaacccacccacacAATATTATTTTATCCTTAGCAAGTTATAAACCTTTTTAGTATTCTGAATAACATTTTTCCACCATTGCGAGACCAAccatgatctttttaaaaaagtgaatgaTTAACTCAGCTTTCTAACATCCAATGTTTTAGACAAAATTCAAAATCTATTCAAGAAAAATATAAATCTCTAGTATTTGTTTTACAATGATAGATGCAAACAGATCTTTAAAAACATATTGATGTGGACAAATATGAAAAGTAAACTCACTCTTTGAACAGCATAGATAGAACAATATCAAATGCTTTTCATTTTCTGGCAGCACAATATTATAAAAGAGGAGCAATTTGTTGCTGAGTCAGCAATGAGTTATGGGTTCCTGTTCTGTAGAACTGGATTCCATGAGCCATCTTACACATGTACAAACATCCATGCATCACTGTAGCCAGTAGCATTTCAGTGATTGCACCCCTGTTAGCAGTAGTGCTTACTGTTGTGACAAGATGCCAGGGCAAGACTCTTTATGCTGGAGGAAAGTGTTACTGCTAGCAGAATAGACTGGGGTCCAATTCTGATTTCAGGACTATGTGGGGAGACTATTGCTTGGTATGGCTGTTCTTGAAACATAACCTGAGCACTCAAACTAAACTTGCATTCTTAAACTCTTACAAGTAGTTAATTGAAATCAGTGAGATTCTATGTCAGTTCAAACAATTACAAAGGTAACAGGGTACATTTTTCATGGTGTTATATTGTTTCAGAATACATGCAAGGGCTTGCTTGTTTAAAAGCAAAATCTCACAGCAGACTGAAAGATTACTTATCTCTATGTCCaccaagtcttttttttaaaaaaaatgtgtggaaaaCTGAGTGTTAAATCTTTATATGAAATCTATTACATGTATGCAAATGGTTCTTGCAATTTGGGAGCATTGCATAGGTGGGAAAAATAGAGAATGATGAAGCAAAACTAACTTGGTATCATTATTCACCAAATTGGTGGAACAATGAATCTCTAGTCTAGTTACTTTTCTAATGTGTTATTTTCTTCCAATTGTGGAGATATTTTGGCATAGTAGATCTTCAAAGAACAATATACTACATGCATTTTGAAATTATAACAAATTGTAAGAAGCCTTTGCCAAATGTCCTTATGATCATTCTTTTGCTCTTATTTTCGAATCAGTACATTCTTTCTGTGAAATGATGCTAGTAACCAAAAATTACTTTGCCAAGAAAAATGTTCTTCCTATTCTTCCTACCTATACACAAATATTTTAAGCACTAGGTGCAAGATTCCTTCTTAGCATTCCACAAGCATTTTTGTCAGGTAAAGAAGTATTTTAACTTGCATCTCTAGGTTTAGGTAATAGATAAATTAAGAAATAGACTTTGTTTCAGGCTATCATTGTAAAATGTCATTATATTTTGAGGATAAATTGATTGTTGAAACTACTTTCAATTTTCTATTGCATGAATGTATTTGAAATGTGTTACCAGTTCAGCAGATGTTCAGAATCAAACTTAACAGGCATAAACTTTTTGTAAATAACTGCAAAGCTTTGATTCAGCCTTTTGCATACCTTGCCTAGTTAATTACCTGGGCTTTTTATGTTTACATGCAGTGAGAGTATCTCCAGCTATAAACTACATAATTTATAATTGATGTAAATGGTTGTTATTATGTCAATTAAGCAGCTGCGTTCTCCACCTTCTCACTAAACAGAATGAGTGATAAACTGAGTTTACAGGGAGATACCTACTTTTCTTTGGAAGGGATAAAATAAATTACCTAGGTAGACCAGGTTGTCCAATTGTTCTCTGGTGATGTGGATGTGGCATCCAGGCCCTCTCTCTTGACCTGTTGACTGCAGCAAATGGTCAATTTCGTCACGCACCACTGCAAGAGCTTCTGGGTGCCGCAGAAGATAATACACGGCCCAGAATGTAGCTGGAATCGTGTTTCCCACAGAGGCCCACATGAAGGCAAAATGATGTGCTGGGAGAAAATAAGTGAAAAGGAAGATTAATAGCGTTTATTACACTGATTAGATTTGCAGTGTGCTAATTAAAAGATGTTAGGACACAGACCCAGCCAAGGATCAGTGAATGCTAATGAGGACCAATAGGCTTCTGAAGTCTAATTTTCTGCTTAATGAGAATAGTTTGAAATGTAatttcagggtggggtgggggtgaaataAAGGGAGGAAATGCAGCTCAGTTATAATCTCTCTCATTATCACCATTAAATATCTTGTTTTACCACCtcagccaaaaaaagagagagaaatcaatTATCATACAGGGTTGTTTCAGAGTAAAACATTTTATCATTAGCCAAttagaaaaaacactaaaaatgttcaAGGTCgacattttgccattttatttcaAAGGTCTTTAGTAAATTATCTGATTCTAGACAAGCAATCATTCAAAAGTTTGCTACCTGCTTTGTCATAGTCTCTGAGGCCCTCAAATGCCTCAAACATCTCTTTTCTGCCTTCAATAATTTCAGAAACTCCCTCCCATTTTGCAGTGCTGGTGGGTAAAAATATATCAATGAGTTCTTTGCGGATCCTCTTGGTTCCTCCTAACAATTCAATTGGAATGTTTGCAGCTAAATATGAAAATCTGGCATCAAACTTGGTAAATTTTTCTTCAATTGCACCAATAATATTGTGGCTGTTTGCACTAGGATCTCTTCCATGCAGTGTTATAAAACTGCCTTCAAACATTACAGAGCTGCAGAACTTGTATAGTTTTCCCACTTTCCAATCTGTTACTTGAGAGAACTGCCTTTTAAATATTGATTGGAGATTTGTCATCATGTTGTCAGAGAGTGTATCCAATGGCTTGCCTAGAAGTAACTGGTAATTCCTATGCACATATTCATTTAGGCCTGGGAAATCTCCTTTTATTAGAGGTGGATGGTCAAATGTTCGAGACGACAAGGAATCAGCAAACTCTTGAAATTCCAGATACTTGCTGTTTTTGGGCACAGAACTATACATCACTGGATCCATTAAAAATGTAATGTATCTGcctgaaggaagaaaaaatatgGTTAAAATCAGTATGGCGTTTAATGTATTTGATTCGTATTCCAGCTTTCCCCTAAGAATCTCTGGTAACACACGTGGTCCTCCTTCTCATTTTACCCTTATTACATACCTGTAAGATAGGAACAATTGAGAGATGGTTGGCTTCATGACAGAGCTAGGATTTGAACACAGGATTCTGTAGCCATAGTATTATGTTCTACCTACTATACCACATTGTCTGTCTTGAATGAGTCATTTAAGTCAACAGTTATTTTTCTGAATGGTTAACCCCACCTTGGAAGTCTTGTGCGGCTGCTGCAGAACAAGCATTACCTTTTGAACTGTGAGAAGTGAAATGTTTTGTAAGCATTCAGAATGCACTGAAATAATCCAATTAATTGTAACCTGCCCTCTAAACAATATCAAGCAGTGTGTCCCCAAGAACCATATTTCAGGTTGTTATCATTCACTAGGTTTAACACAGTGAATCGCTTTGCTTAGGATTGTAGGAGATGCCTCACACTATTCTTTGACGGCatgccattcattcatttcatattGACAGTGTCAAACTATATTCACTGGAGAGAAGCTTTATGACTGAATCAGTAAAAAGCTTAAACTCTCTCTCAGATATTCTAGCTTCCCATAAGCAGCAACTTTTGTCACTATGTAGACAGCCTGTCAACCACCCATAGCCCAGGTACCACTTCAATTCCACTGATGTACTTTTACTAAAACCAACATATTGTCATTGAGTTGGATACAAAAGTGCACTTCTGGTTCAGGCTGTTTTACACACAATAAATAGTCCTATGAAAACAGTAAAAGTAAATCCAAAGATGTTTCAAGAGCTTTGCACAACACcttaggcagtggcatagcaccaacgggacagggggggcgcaatgccctgggTGGAGGTGTGGTGGAGCcgtggccgggccatggaggggggatggcgggggcattccagggttgggcggcgctgcagcaggggcgcaaggTACACgtgcaccccaggcacagtttcccctctctctgcctcGAACCTTAGGCAACGTCTTGCAGAAACAGAAGTGACTGACAGAATTCAACAGAGTATGTACTTTTGCATGTGTGTTTACAGAACAGTGATAGCAGCTATGTTCAATGTGGAAAACACGTGGTCCCTCATATAGAACTCATGGTGGTCTGTGGGACTAATGCAACATAGTTTCACATTCTTTATTTTCATTGGCATTGGACTATCAATGCAAAtctattgtgtgtgtttttaggagacaaacaaaaacaactaaGAATATATACACAAACTGCACTATAACGTGGAAGGGAAGGGCTTCTGATTTCCTTTGTGCCAAATATAAACATGGTTAAAGATTTACAGCTTGCTCCCTAGTTACAATTATGAACTTATAAttcaattaattcttaattatgaTTACTATTAAGTAGGACTCACACCTTTATTATATCCATTTTCTTAATCTCCCAGTCCTCAAATCCACAGTTTATTTTCTGTTCTAAGCAAAAAGTCTACCAGTTTTCAGTTCTTTCTCTAAGAAGTAAGCTTAGCCATCTCAGCTAATTCCAATATCTTCACAATTGTAGgtatagatgaagttttccataTTTGCTTAGATAGTATTCTTGCTAACatttgccctttctgcacagaccatttggaaaatgttcgggaaacgttttaaaaataactttcagctttttttgtcttcacaacatGGAAAAATAGTGTTTTAGGGGAAAACGGTTCTTTTGTCTGCCATTTGCTCCCACTTCAGTatgattctctgtgctgcccgccattttctgattcttttccACAGACATTCCATCCGTTGGTATTGCAGCTGGGTACCATTTCAGTGATTGGAGCACACAAACTCAGTTGTGCTTGCTGATTACAACAATGTGTTGTTTTCCTCTTTTCAAAATTTTCAGTGAAGTATCTTTGAAGTTTTGAAACTTCAGTGATTCATTATGAGACttggcatggattctcatatagagtcttcgaagctttgaagatacctcactgaaaaaagaaagaaaagaaaacaacatgTTGCTGTAATCAGCAGGCACAACTGAATTTGTTCATGTACTTCAATCACTGAAATGGTGCCCAGTTAACAATGCCAatggaggaaatgtctgtgggaaagaatcagaaaatggtgggcagcacagagagtcaaactgaagtggcagaaaagggTGGTCACATGTGGCTGAAaatcaaaagtgagagctttacatccaggcaggaaaaataaaacataatgtcaaatataaaaacaaattccATATCTTTTCTCATACCTAAAAGGAAAGCATCTGATTTCATTTGTATAATAGTGTTTAAAATCTTATGAACTACTAGcgtggcccagccacgtgttgctgtggcttattgtggtgaaatggaaaaggaacagtagcagcaaatcaattgcagagcccagcagtacgtgctcatgcaaacacgcagactgatactgtgcgatgtcattgatgtgtgtgcccgcattccttgggggagggggaatggaaaggcacccctcccacatatctaggctggctggtcatgatcctttacctgggagtaagtttggtagGTGGCAacgggtgtcgcttctgaggaaaccctctgaggggtgcgacacagccattcaaagtatgtcacggttgctgtaccgagcttactcctgagtaatgcatgcctggttttcttaactgtaaccgcagtatttagggaatctagggtgcctggcccctccctcccatcccttgcatgtcgcccctcactctcttccctccctcacttctcttcccttgcatgccacccctccccctccttcccttccctttccctctgctagggtgggtgggtcatgtcaagatgctgggccccctgcctcctctcctttgcatgccacccctcactctctcccttctctcacttctcttcccttgtatgcctcccactgtccctttcctctccctccctctcttcccttgcatgccacccctccctctccctcccttccctctctctcgtgtgtatgtgtgtgtatgtgtttcacttccactcgagttactgcctatgtactgttttcactgctcatatctggccatctgagtgaacattctaagcagcacgaacattctaaaagtgacagttactcacaggcagctgcatgtccttcaccagggagcgccaggaaaaaggcattttacctgggccaggtgtgaaatttcaggtatgtgaacatctaaaaacactctcgcctggctgactatagtggccgggaattttcagaggaattggcccagcagttactgaggtatactgtcatcaacaaaaacactgttagctttttatatatatatagattgaatgTTTttgtatccaaaaattttagcttTATTACAAGTCTACAATAAATGGTAAAACAACCCTTCATGCCGTTCATATTTTCAACACGTtcagaacatttttatacatttttgctaattttgtGCATTTTTGTTAAATACCAacaatgcatcattttatagataTTTTCTTTGCGACGGGATCATAGTGTAAATCTAGCATAGAAGTTAGTATATCACAATATGTTAACCACCTATTTTCAAATATATCTTGTCTGTGTAAGACTTTTTGCAATGAGAGCCATAATGGTTTTTCTAACACAGACTGGGTTTACATTTGTCCCACATTGTCAGAATGGCATGCCTAAtataatggtttttaaaacactTATTGACTTTAACTGTAGCATACCACAAATAGGCTTGCCATTTGAATTTCATATTATGTCCTTCCAATTCCAGCAATCTTCTATTTCTCAACAGAACccattctttcaaccaaaccaaaaaacacgtggcaaaatataatttcagatcaggACAACCTAATCCTGCCCTTTCCTTTGAATCTTgtaaaattttatatttaatctgaGATTTCCTCCCTTGCTAGACAAAATTTTATATATCCTTCCATTGTTTAAATGCAATATCAGTAGCTAACATaggtattgtttgaaacaaaaataacattctggaTAAAACATTCATCTTAATCACAGAAATTCTCCTCAGAAATGAcagctgaattttattttatcctGATAAATCTTGCTTGACTTCATTCCATATTTTGACATAACTATTTTGAAATACATACACTTTATATTTATCAACATAGTATCTAgatattttacctttttttacctTAAAGTCTGTTTTGCTAATCAGTTCTATTTGATCTtgtaatttcatatttttgttaaaatattttttaaaaattcatttgaaaCTCACTAATGCAACAAATTCTTTCAGTTTCAACATTATGGATTTTCAAAAACCAACCCAATCATCTGTAAAAGCTCTTTGTTTATAGATCTCTTCATTAATTTTTATAATCCCTTCCTGTTATCTTGACTTACATCTCTATTCAATACTTCAAGGCCTAGAATAGAACAGAGAGGAGATAAAAGACAACCTTGTCTTGTTTCTTTCTGTAGTTCATACAGTTTAATTAAATCTCCATTAACAGTTATTTGTGCTGTGAGGTATAAATAAATTTTACGCATTTTACAAAATTCTCtccaaaatccatattttttCAGCCTTGAACAAAAAGACCAATTCAAACTGTCAAGCACTTTCTCTACATCTAGAAAAATCAAAGCGGtttgtttttcattatgtttctCCAAATATTCCAAGAAATCCAATACAGTTATGACATTGTCCTTTCACTGCCTTTTAGATAAAAATCcatcttcattaaaaaaattctcataaaactattttaaatctATCAGCTAAATTTTTTGTAAAATTTTGTATTGTAATTATTTAGTAATGATATTGGTCTATAGTTTCTTGGCAAAGTAAGATCTTGTTCTTCTTTAGGTATTGTTCTTCTTAGGTATTATTATTCTTTTTCCATGATCCCAGCATCTCTCCTCCTTGCAAAATTGAGTTCATTGAATTTTTGTAAAggctataaaattttgtaatacAATCTTGGTAGATCATTTTTCTGTTTCCATGTATCAACCAAACCGATGTTATCCATCACACCCATTGATGGATTATCCAGAAAAAATTTGGCAATTAGCCttgaatatttttaatatcattttCATAAAATCTATCCATTTGTGTTGATCTCACTCTATCTCAGTCTCCCAGCAGGCTCCAGAATTCATATGAAAAATCTATGAGCTTAGTGATAGGATGTTTATAAAATGCCTCCTTGTCCTCATTTGGAACATATATTCCCAAGTTACTTAACAAATCTACTATTATCAGCAGTTAGTACCAATCTGAGATCGAAATGTGATTTGATAAATCACACCACATTGGTGTAGTAAAAGTGGCTGAAATAAGATCTCAGTTCAAATATTTATAACacaaatattttatattcttttttctAATGTGGGTCTCTTGCAGACAAATTATATCTTGTTTTAACCTTTTCAAAGgatgaaatatttttctcctcttttgcgAAGCATTAAGTCCATTTATATTCCATGTTAAATATTTGTACTCCATAATTATGCTCCAGATTATTACAGATCATCCAGTCTAgtactttccctttcttttccctgttGTAACTGCATTAATTCTTGCTGATCTTGTTTTAAACCTTCCAAGGTCTCTCACAGAACTCTCATATCTTTCAAGGAATTCTCTAGGGCTTTCttggctagaatcaactggctgttgtgggttttccagggtgtgtggctgtggcctggtggtTTTTGGTCCTAAGCCTGGGCTTTGGCTGGAATAGGCTggggtagaaatcaaataaaagtaAACTAATGTTTTTACTACATCTATGTCTTCAGAGgacatgtcatggtaaaatgtgtttcaCTTCACCATGgagaaaacacatcttactgtgacatgcctcttaagatgccagccatagatgtggttgaaaaattaggagcaaaaattaccagactatggccacacagcacggaaaatccaccacagtcAATTCGTGAGCCTTTTGGATACTATTCAGTCTGAATCTGTGTTGTTTAAAAGGTACAccttcccatttttctcaacaaaACATTATCCtcttcagttttaatttttcaGTTAGGAGGGGGTATTCTTTTCTCGAGTAAAATTCTAATAGTTATTTCAGAATAATTATATTCATATTGTCTATTTTCAATCATGTATCAACGTGTAGTTCCAGTATTTGGTCTCTAAAATTACTTCTTCACAAAATGAACCAGAGTATGTCTTGGGACCTTCTGTGTTGCAGCAAATGTAGAATTTATTCTATAGATCTTACTAATTTCCATCTTCATGTCCTCCTTGGTAGCCTCCCAAAAATCTGCCAAAGCTATTATAATCCTTTGTTTAAAGTGTTCATTTGATGTCTCAGGAATACTATGAatctcaaataaaattatttctcttTCAACTCCAATAAAGCTAAATTGTCCAATCTCTTTCATCTCTTTATTTAAAATTTCAGCTTTCCATCCAGAATTTCTATTTTATCATTAGTCTGTTTTATTTCTCCAGATATATGCATTAtagaattttccattttttactttttctGTCATCTGATCTTTCATTTTTAAGAACCTCTGATCTACTTTGTAAATGtctcatccattttttaaaatgatttcaatTTTTTAGTCATCTGATGAAAAAAAGTTTGTAATAGGTCCACAAAATAAATCCAACTGGCAGAGAGTGCAAAACCTTAATAATGTTCATTTCctgcaatcttatgcagaaaGCAAATATACATTATCATTGTTAGGGCTGAGTACATCTGAACACATACCTGGGTTAAACAAATCTACTTAATTATATAATATTAATTCCATTCCATCATCCTAAAAAGTACTATATTTTCAAGATACCATCATCATGCTCAAGACTTCCCTAGCAACATAAGGACAGTGGGAAACCCTCACATTTCCTTCTTCCATTTCTCAATTTGGAGCTGAATGAagcatgaaaagaagaaaaaaaaaccttaaatattTCCTTCTGATCACACTATGAAGACtatgagccccatccaaagggaggggagaatcCACTGTGCGAGTGGCGTGCCAgccacaccagtggatttgccctcctcggGGCAATTTTGCCAGAGTGCAGGCACCATCCTCTTTCAGTGCCAGGACGTGGCACCAGCATTTCCCATGCTGCCTCCGTCGGTGCAGCAGGGATGGTCTGGGGGAGGGGCTGACTTTCGTTGGCTCTCCCCTGGGCATTCACTGCAGTATGCcagcagatagatagatatttattatggccttttggccagccaacagTTCAAAATCAGAGTACACGTGAACACATAGCACTCCatctatacaaaaatataatataaattgtaaaatccattataaaatctattgataaataacattaacttcaggcattattacagtcctcgtcgcacagtacagctctttgtcttaataaggaattacgcttgttgtgtaccagtatacaaaatttagctaccttctgtgaaatgggagaaacacgatcttctaataacatTCTTACCGAATTTGTATCTGAATTacctatgaatggatatacacgacaagttaacaatggttggcaacagctccctttcaccttcgtgtaacttgcaatgcagtaaaatatgtgacactgagtctacttcccctgagccgcacacacaggttctcctgtgccttggaatattttggaatcgtcccatcagattagctgacgggaaggaATCGAAGCGAGCCccagaaaaagcccatcggcttcttgctgacaTTACatcagatagataaggtgcagctgaaatacctatccatgattttaatggtttatatagaacaggtagccggggaaaatctgtttgcatctcaatgtcagtaaggCGTTGATGGACCATAACCattgctctgctgcttccaatctccaaaagttgcactggatcaagaccacactgtctaagttttgatataatcttttccAGCCATCCAGGGTAAGTATGCCAGCAGTGTTTTGTTCAGACTGAACAACC
The window above is part of the Sphaerodactylus townsendi isolate TG3544 linkage group LG09, MPM_Stown_v2.3, whole genome shotgun sequence genome. Proteins encoded here:
- the LOC125439248 gene encoding cytochrome P450 7B1 isoform X1; protein product: MGLLDVLGLTLATALALCALCVLARRRRRRPGEPPLVSGWIPFLGKALDFRKDPSKFLLSLQQKYGDIFTVHIAGRYITFLMDPVMYSSVPKNSKYLEFQEFADSLSSRTFDHPPLIKGDFPGLNEYVHRNYQLLLGKPLDTLSDNMMTNLQSIFKRQFSQVTDWKVGKLYKFCSSVMFEGSFITLHGRDPSANSHNIIGAIEEKFTKFDARFSYLAANIPIELLGGTKRIRKELIDIFLPTSTAKWEGVSEIIEGRKEMFEAFEGLRDYDKAAHHFAFMWASVGNTIPATFWAVYYLLRHPEALAVVRDEIDHLLQSTGQERGPGCHIHITREQLDNLVYLESALNESFRICSASMNIRIVKEDFIFKLEGNQEVRLRKDDWVAIYPPILHMDPEVYQDPKKYKIDRYVENGKKKTTFYKRGKKLKYFLMPFGSGTSMCPGRFFAMNEVKLFIILLLVYFEAEIIEEKQLGFEKNRLGLGIALPVSDISFRFKLRP
- the LOC125439248 gene encoding 25-hydroxycholesterol 7-alpha-hydroxylase isoform X2 codes for the protein MDPVMYSSVPKNSKYLEFQEFADSLSSRTFDHPPLIKGDFPGLNEYVHRNYQLLLGKPLDTLSDNMMTNLQSIFKRQFSQVTDWKVGKLYKFCSSVMFEGSFITLHGRDPSANSHNIIGAIEEKFTKFDARFSYLAANIPIELLGGTKRIRKELIDIFLPTSTAKWEGVSEIIEGRKEMFEAFEGLRDYDKAAHHFAFMWASVGNTIPATFWAVYYLLRHPEALAVVRDEIDHLLQSTGQERGPGCHIHITREQLDNLVYLESALNESFRICSASMNIRIVKEDFIFKLEGNQEVRLRKDDWVAIYPPILHMDPEVYQDPKKYKIDRYVENGKKKTTFYKRGKKLKYFLMPFGSGTSMCPGRFFAMNEVKLFIILLLVYFEAEIIEEKQLGFEKNRLGLGIALPVSDISFRFKLRP